In the Clostridia bacterium genome, one interval contains:
- a CDS encoding beta-galactosidase, translated as MRRRRRPVRLVATVAVVALLVGLLAGSAGPAGLATASSTPALEAQAQIQAKAMSAAPSRKAEIRDGVFYLDGKPYYFWSGDYPYYRDNRSEWSRVLDQLKAMNIKFITFYIPWRHHAPYDPVFGTGFYDFTGATQANRDVRYFIQLLKEKGLYGVVKPGPFICAEVDYGGLPDYVEWAVRCGKIEFERDSTNFPTVWPQPLLQSIMPASLDSYYQIYVKDWLGQVDKFLADNHFLYPEGPIVGMQLLNEGIYSNARENLSGFRSYDYSPSGIRAFQRYLKQRYETLAKYNQYHGTSYSSWEEIQPPRSWKGILTRGELDLGKLPVVSLLPIPKLDFKAIPGLNLLPFDYLDLGFLRQVPVLGDFLATIPLLGGLTGNRPDARAEVLTYLDWGDFAAHYYAEVFKTYKSYMPRTSKQIPIVINPVPPMDYHIAGGKGAEPWITRVNAEILESAGANFGYTNWIGIAAYEAKAYAVYSFLAMRHRGMNLEDNWSYSKNSVAEMLFGSDITPFKESLPSYFGAVLFPAFGSTGLNVYTAASTDNWTKDVDTWCQPPHPPSAPVAEDGSLRSKYWIGQQLGRFFNEEGGYLVTSNYREPGIAWGIYPPYAAADAWNSDAKAWREAGFSDVPRCSYDGVDGFQDLLKRTDTEFTMINIREEPLSELKKVKAIFLSAYDWMDRSTQDKLVEYVRQGGMLVLSDFVPYLDENFQPYTKLRDTLLPCKYKEVELSGKEGPNDAVTVEFDGGKFTGAALWRFQSVTLSGNAKPLATITKDGKRHVVGYRVPYGQGQAIYLGFHPWVNPGTNAGNLINRN; from the coding sequence ATGAGGAGACGTAGGCGTCCAGTTCGGTTAGTGGCCACGGTGGCGGTGGTGGCGCTCTTAGTCGGCTTGCTGGCTGGGTCGGCAGGACCCGCCGGCCTGGCCACGGCCAGTTCAACTCCGGCCCTTGAGGCTCAGGCCCAAATCCAAGCTAAGGCTATGTCAGCAGCCCCGTCCAGGAAGGCGGAGATCCGGGATGGAGTCTTCTACCTGGACGGAAAGCCCTATTATTTCTGGAGCGGCGACTATCCCTATTACCGGGACAACCGTTCCGAATGGTCGCGGGTGCTGGACCAGCTAAAAGCCATGAACATCAAGTTCATCACCTTTTATATTCCCTGGCGGCACCACGCGCCTTATGATCCGGTGTTTGGGACCGGTTTTTATGACTTTACCGGCGCTACCCAGGCCAACCGGGATGTCAGGTACTTTATCCAGCTGCTCAAAGAAAAAGGGCTCTATGGCGTGGTCAAGCCCGGCCCCTTTATCTGCGCTGAAGTAGATTATGGTGGCCTTCCTGATTATGTGGAATGGGCAGTGCGGTGCGGGAAGATCGAGTTTGAACGCGACTCCACCAATTTCCCTACCGTCTGGCCCCAGCCCTTGCTCCAGAGCATCATGCCCGCTTCACTAGACTCCTATTATCAAATTTACGTCAAGGATTGGCTGGGCCAGGTGGACAAGTTCTTGGCCGACAACCATTTTCTCTATCCGGAAGGGCCCATCGTCGGCATGCAGCTTCTAAACGAGGGCATCTACTCCAATGCTCGGGAAAACTTGAGCGGGTTCCGTTCCTACGATTATTCGCCTTCAGGGATCCGGGCCTTTCAGCGTTACCTCAAGCAGCGCTACGAGACTCTGGCCAAATATAATCAGTACCATGGTACTTCCTATTCCTCCTGGGAGGAAATTCAACCCCCGCGGAGCTGGAAAGGAATTCTGACCCGGGGTGAGCTTGACTTAGGCAAGCTTCCCGTCGTCTCCCTCTTACCCATACCTAAGCTGGACTTTAAGGCCATCCCCGGGCTCAACCTGTTGCCCTTTGACTACCTGGATCTGGGGTTCCTTAGGCAGGTGCCGGTGTTGGGCGACTTCCTGGCAACTATTCCCCTCTTAGGGGGACTCACCGGCAATCGACCCGACGCCCGCGCCGAAGTGCTGACCTACCTGGACTGGGGCGACTTTGCCGCCCACTACTACGCCGAGGTATTTAAAACCTACAAATCTTATATGCCCAGGACTTCCAAGCAAATCCCCATCGTCATTAACCCGGTGCCACCCATGGATTACCATATCGCCGGGGGCAAGGGAGCCGAACCCTGGATCACCCGGGTCAACGCCGAGATCCTGGAGTCAGCGGGTGCCAACTTCGGCTATACCAACTGGATTGGAATTGCTGCCTACGAGGCCAAGGCCTATGCGGTTTACTCCTTCCTGGCTATGCGCCACCGGGGTATGAACCTGGAGGACAACTGGAGCTACTCCAAAAACAGTGTGGCCGAGATGCTGTTCGGCAGCGACATAACCCCATTTAAGGAAAGTCTGCCTTCCTATTTCGGGGCGGTCTTGTTCCCGGCCTTTGGGTCTACGGGGCTAAACGTCTACACCGCTGCCTCCACCGACAACTGGACCAAAGACGTTGATACCTGGTGCCAGCCGCCCCATCCGCCTTCGGCCCCGGTAGCCGAGGACGGGAGCCTGCGCAGCAAATACTGGATTGGCCAGCAGCTAGGGCGATTCTTCAACGAGGAGGGAGGCTATCTGGTCACTAGCAATTACCGGGAGCCAGGCATTGCCTGGGGTATATACCCTCCCTATGCGGCGGCCGATGCCTGGAACAGCGATGCCAAGGCCTGGCGGGAAGCGGGTTTCTCCGACGTTCCCCGGTGCAGCTACGACGGGGTGGATGGGTTCCAGGATCTGCTCAAGCGGACCGACACCGAATTTACCATGATCAATATTCGGGAAGAACCCTTATCTGAGCTTAAGAAGGTAAAAGCCATCTTCCTTTCCGCCTACGACTGGATGGACCGTTCTACCCAAGACAAGCTGGTGGAGTACGTGCGCCAGGGCGGGATGCTGGTGTTGAGCGACTTCGTGCCTTACCTGGATGAAAACTTCCAGCCCTACACTAAGCTCCGGGATACCCTGCTTCCCTGCAAGTACAAGGAAGTAGAGCTTTCCGGCAAGGAAGGTCCCAACGATGCCGTAACCGTGGAGTTTGACGGGGGGAAGTTTACCGGAGCGGCCCTGTGGCGGTTCCA